A window of the Radiobacillus deserti genome harbors these coding sequences:
- a CDS encoding acetoin utilization AcuB family protein — translation MLVEEIMKKEVISLHPNATIAEAHQILQNHPIRHIPIVNADNEIVGIVSDRDVRDASPSILSKQANHSELEHSIDTIMTTPVITIHPLDFVEEVASIFYDQEIACLPVVQKNKLVGIVTEKDMLYTLIQLTGTHVQSSQIEVKVPNKAGILPEVAAIFGNRKINIASVLVYPYKNDKTYKILVFRIQTMNPLPIKEDIEQAGFEVLWPNMGMTP, via the coding sequence ATGCTAGTAGAGGAAATTATGAAGAAAGAGGTTATTTCACTACATCCTAATGCAACCATAGCCGAAGCTCATCAAATCTTGCAGAATCATCCAATTCGACACATCCCCATTGTAAACGCTGACAATGAAATAGTCGGAATTGTTTCGGATCGTGATGTACGAGATGCAAGTCCTTCCATCCTATCGAAGCAAGCCAATCACAGTGAGCTTGAACATTCAATTGATACAATAATGACTACACCTGTTATAACCATTCATCCGTTAGATTTTGTAGAAGAGGTCGCTTCAATTTTTTATGATCAAGAGATTGCTTGTTTGCCAGTTGTACAAAAAAATAAATTAGTAGGTATAGTAACAGAAAAAGATATGCTTTATACGCTCATTCAACTAACTGGGACACATGTTCAGAGCTCTCAAATAGAAGTAAAAGTCCCTAATAAAGCTGGCATTTTGCCAGAAGTGGCTGCGATTTTTGGTAATCGCAAAATCAACATCGCATCCGTTTTAGTATATCCTTATAAAAATGATAAGACATATAAGATTCTAGTCTTCCGTATTCAAACGATGAATCCCCTCCCCATTAAGGAAGATATAGAGCAAGCTGGATTTGAAGTCTTATGGCCTAATATGGGGATGACTCCATGA
- a CDS encoding class I SAM-dependent methyltransferase, which translates to MKQYESSFTSLVSAFARAYHSKFDTPIIFDDFLARQLITEDEFKEISRHMIQGISFFNKDIALKFKGNSDEILKWITQVQLSPTPLARSAYTEKVLENEILLGLRQFVILGAGLDTFAFRHPELKNILKIFEIDHPSTQAFKKNRLASMDFEIPNNLHFTSIDFTQDFTYQDLLIQGLKNQKTLYSLLGVSYYLTKQELVTLIQTLFAIVPSGSSIVFDYADEHLFEQKGLSNRVENMVKMAAASGEPMKACFTYEEMEHLLEKSGLLIYEHLTPATIQEQFFSNRSDYLSAFESIHYIHAVKK; encoded by the coding sequence ATGAAACAATATGAATCTAGCTTCACTTCTCTAGTTTCTGCTTTTGCTAGAGCTTATCACAGCAAGTTCGATACACCAATCATTTTCGATGACTTTCTTGCACGCCAGCTCATCACGGAAGATGAGTTTAAAGAAATTAGTCGTCATATGATTCAAGGCATATCATTCTTTAACAAAGATATCGCCCTAAAATTTAAAGGTAATTCCGATGAAATTCTAAAATGGATTACACAAGTTCAATTATCCCCAACACCATTGGCACGTTCCGCCTATACTGAGAAAGTGTTGGAGAATGAGATTTTGTTGGGGCTAAGACAATTTGTCATACTTGGTGCTGGATTAGATACGTTTGCCTTTCGACATCCAGAGTTAAAAAACATATTAAAGATATTCGAAATTGATCACCCTTCCACACAGGCGTTCAAAAAGAACAGGTTAGCGAGTATGGATTTTGAAATACCAAATAATCTTCATTTTACATCCATAGACTTTACTCAAGACTTCACCTATCAAGATTTACTTATCCAAGGGCTGAAAAATCAAAAAACATTATATAGCTTATTAGGTGTTTCCTATTACTTAACTAAGCAGGAGCTCGTAACATTAATTCAAACATTGTTTGCTATCGTTCCTTCGGGCAGTTCCATTGTATTCGATTATGCGGACGAACATCTTTTTGAACAAAAAGGGTTATCCAACCGAGTTGAGAATATGGTAAAAATGGCAGCTGCAAGCGGAGAACCGATGAAAGCTTGTTTCACTTACGAGGAAATGGAGCATTTGCTTGAAAAGTCTGGGCTGCTAATTTATGAACACCTAACTCCAGCTACTATCCAAGAACAATTCTTTAGTAATCGGTCAGATTATTTATCTGCATTTGAAAGCATCCATTATATTCACGCTGTAAAAAAATAA
- a CDS encoding GNAT family N-acetyltransferase, which produces MIHEKMYSSNKLDTDKGIMMVEGPLTADQLTDYSFHDELVAFRPAPKQLEALKEIANLPEGRIYVARTEDTIVGYVTFLHPDPLERWSTFNMEDLIELGAIEIAPSYRGFQLGSTLLKVAVSDPNMENYIIISTEYYWHWDLKGTQLSIWNYRKIMEKMMAAGGLKPAPTDDPEIMSHPANCLMVRIGKHVPDSSIQKFQRLRFLNRSTMTVKGDEL; this is translated from the coding sequence TTGATACATGAGAAGATGTATAGTTCAAACAAATTGGATACGGATAAAGGAATTATGATGGTGGAAGGGCCGCTAACAGCTGACCAATTAACGGACTATTCTTTTCACGACGAACTAGTCGCATTTCGTCCCGCTCCAAAACAGTTAGAAGCATTAAAAGAAATTGCCAATCTACCAGAAGGACGAATTTATGTGGCCCGTACCGAAGATACCATTGTAGGCTATGTAACGTTTTTACACCCCGATCCTCTAGAAAGATGGTCCACCTTTAATATGGAGGATTTAATTGAGCTAGGAGCGATTGAAATCGCTCCTAGCTATCGCGGATTTCAGCTCGGATCTACTCTATTGAAAGTTGCTGTTTCAGACCCAAATATGGAAAACTATATTATCATATCTACTGAATATTACTGGCACTGGGATTTGAAGGGAACTCAGCTTAGTATTTGGAACTATCGAAAAATCATGGAAAAAATGATGGCTGCGGGAGGGTTAAAGCCTGCTCCAACGGATGACCCAGAAATCATGTCACACCCTGCGAATTGTTTGATGGTTCGTATTGGGAAGCATGTTCCGGACAGTTCCATACAAAAGTTTCAAAGACTACGATTCTTAAATCGTTCCACAATGACTGTGAAAGGAGATGAATTATAA
- the tyrS gene encoding tyrosine--tRNA ligase, giving the protein MQRRGLINQTTDDEGLRKHLDEKVVTLYCGFDPTADSLHIGHLVPMLMLKRFQQAGHRPVALIGGGTGMIGDPSGRSTERQLNDLQTVQHFSDRIKEQLASILNFDEGENAAVARNNYEWLSQMSVIDFLRDTGKHFGINYMLAKDSVESRLENGISFTEFSYMILQSVDFLNLYEKENCTLQIGGSDQWGNITAGMELIRRTKSGEEQEAKAFGLTVPLITKADGTKFGKTAGGAVWLDPEQTSPYEFYQFWVNTDDRDVIKFLKYFTFLSFEEIDELEKSLEQEPEKRVPHKRLAEEMTKLVHGDEALEQAQRITEALFSGDIASLNGKEIEQGFKDVPSTTFPVEEIGLVDALVEAKIASSKRQAREDIQNGAVYINGERNQDLAYVLTEEDRMDGTFVIIRRGKKKYFVLRFE; this is encoded by the coding sequence TTGCAACGTCGTGGCCTAATCAATCAAACTACGGATGATGAAGGTTTACGTAAACATTTAGATGAGAAGGTTGTCACCTTGTATTGTGGATTTGATCCGACTGCAGATAGCCTACACATTGGACATTTAGTTCCGATGTTAATGTTAAAACGATTTCAACAAGCGGGACACCGTCCTGTTGCACTTATCGGTGGAGGCACAGGAATGATCGGAGACCCGAGTGGTCGTTCCACGGAACGCCAGCTTAACGATTTGCAGACCGTTCAACATTTTAGTGACCGCATCAAAGAACAACTAGCATCCATCTTAAATTTTGATGAAGGGGAAAATGCAGCTGTCGCTCGTAACAACTACGAATGGTTATCGCAAATGTCAGTCATTGATTTTCTTCGAGACACGGGGAAACACTTTGGTATCAACTATATGCTAGCTAAGGACTCTGTAGAATCTAGGTTAGAAAATGGAATATCTTTTACTGAATTCAGTTACATGATTCTACAATCCGTTGATTTCCTAAACTTATATGAAAAAGAAAACTGTACACTACAAATAGGTGGTAGTGACCAATGGGGCAATATCACTGCAGGGATGGAGCTCATCCGTCGTACGAAAAGTGGAGAAGAGCAAGAAGCGAAAGCATTTGGGTTAACTGTACCACTGATCACGAAAGCGGATGGTACAAAATTCGGTAAAACGGCTGGTGGAGCAGTTTGGCTAGATCCTGAACAAACATCTCCATACGAGTTCTACCAATTTTGGGTGAATACAGATGACCGTGATGTGATTAAGTTCTTGAAATACTTCACATTCCTAAGCTTTGAAGAAATTGATGAATTAGAAAAATCATTGGAGCAAGAGCCAGAAAAGCGTGTTCCACATAAACGTTTGGCAGAGGAAATGACGAAGCTAGTTCACGGTGATGAAGCGTTGGAGCAAGCACAACGAATTACAGAAGCTTTATTTAGTGGTGACATTGCTTCTTTAAATGGAAAGGAGATTGAACAGGGCTTTAAAGACGTTCCATCTACAACGTTCCCTGTCGAAGAAATCGGGTTGGTTGATGCACTAGTAGAAGCGAAGATTGCTTCTTCCAAACGTCAAGCTCGAGAAGATATCCAAAATGGAGCCGTGTATATCAATGGAGAGCGGAACCAAGATTTAGCTTATGTTTTAACAGAAGAGGACCGTATGGATGGTACATTTGTGATTATTAGAAGAGGGAAGAAGAAATACTTTGTTTTGAGATTTGAATAG
- a CDS encoding 5-methyltetrahydropteroyltriglutamate--homocysteine S-methyltransferase: protein MTVTLTNAPFRAEHVGSLLRPERIHVARKAFKEGAISSAELRKVETEEIKRVVDKQIEVGLELVTDGEFRRRFWHTDFLEHLNGIEGYVPEVGYIFHGNEETEKYNIRNVGKVSFPSDHPFIQDFIEFNQIVDGRAVAKQTIPSPNQLFHVGIRDETIYPSVDDFAEDVIQTYRDVIQAFYDAGCRYLQLDDVYIAGLSAPSLPFNDEGDYNRNERIDQALRVINGVLEGKPDDLIVTTHLCRGNYRSNWAFEGSYDIIAPTLLAKEKVDGFFLEYDDERSGGFEPLQHIPRGGAKVVLGVVTSKIGSLEDKEAIKARIQEASKYIPLEQLCLSPQCGFASTHHGNKLTEEEQWEKLRFIVNIAKEIW from the coding sequence ATGACAGTGACGTTAACTAATGCCCCGTTTCGAGCAGAGCACGTAGGAAGTCTATTACGACCAGAAAGAATTCATGTGGCAAGAAAAGCGTTTAAAGAGGGGGCGATAAGTAGCGCTGAATTAAGGAAGGTAGAAACAGAAGAAATTAAAAGAGTTGTAGACAAACAAATAGAAGTAGGTTTAGAGCTTGTAACGGACGGAGAGTTCCGTCGTAGATTTTGGCATACGGATTTCCTAGAGCATTTAAACGGGATCGAAGGATATGTTCCAGAGGTTGGTTATATTTTCCACGGGAATGAAGAAACGGAAAAATACAATATTCGAAATGTAGGGAAAGTATCGTTTCCTTCAGACCATCCGTTTATTCAAGACTTTATTGAATTTAATCAAATAGTGGATGGGCGTGCCGTCGCGAAGCAGACCATTCCAAGTCCGAACCAGCTTTTTCATGTTGGAATAAGGGATGAGACTATCTATCCAAGCGTAGATGATTTTGCGGAGGATGTCATTCAAACGTATCGGGATGTCATTCAAGCTTTTTATGATGCTGGGTGTCGCTACCTTCAGTTAGATGATGTTTACATTGCAGGGTTGTCGGCTCCTAGCTTGCCGTTTAATGACGAAGGAGACTACAACAGAAATGAACGAATCGATCAGGCTCTACGAGTCATAAACGGAGTATTAGAAGGGAAGCCAGATGATTTAATTGTAACGACTCATTTGTGTCGCGGAAATTACCGGTCTAATTGGGCGTTTGAAGGAAGCTATGACATCATTGCTCCGACATTATTAGCAAAAGAAAAAGTCGATGGATTCTTTCTTGAATACGATGACGAACGTTCTGGTGGGTTTGAACCTTTACAACATATACCAAGAGGCGGTGCCAAAGTAGTATTAGGTGTCGTGACATCTAAAATTGGATCTTTAGAAGACAAGGAAGCAATCAAAGCTCGGATTCAAGAAGCTTCAAAATATATACCATTAGAACAGTTATGTCTAAGTCCGCAATGTGGCTTTGCTTCCACGCATCATGGAAACAAGCTTACGGAAGAAGAACAATGGGAGAAGCTCAGATTTATTGTGAACATTGCAAAAGAAATTTGGTAG
- the thrS gene encoding threonine--tRNA ligase encodes MSNQGNDMKRNHRELGQQLELFMSMEEAPGMPFFLPKGMVIRNQLENLWKEKHQKAGYQEIKTPIMMKQHLWEQSGHWDHYHENMYFSNIDEQNYAIKPMSCPGAVLLYNSKRRSYRELPIRYAELGLVHRHELSGSLNGLLRVRSFTQDDAHIFAREDQVKDEIKHVLELVDEIYSLFGFSYKVELSTRPEKYMGVLEKWNKAEASLQQVLEEKGIDYSLNEGDGAFYGPKIDFHILDSLGRSWQCGTIQLDFQFPEKFGCAYIGDDNKPQQPIMIHRAIYGSIERFMAILIEHFDGSFPLWLAPIQVSILPIAQAHIDYSYQVKAELEKVGFRVEVDDRNEKIGLKIREAEKQKVPFMMVVGQKEMENHSVALRKHKEGNLGDKSLDDAIHFLQSDM; translated from the coding sequence ATGTCTAATCAAGGGAACGATATGAAACGTAATCACAGAGAGCTAGGTCAACAGTTAGAATTATTTATGTCGATGGAGGAAGCACCTGGTATGCCTTTCTTCTTGCCAAAAGGAATGGTCATACGCAATCAGTTAGAAAACCTTTGGAAAGAGAAGCATCAAAAAGCTGGTTATCAAGAAATCAAAACTCCCATTATGATGAAACAGCATTTATGGGAACAATCGGGACACTGGGATCACTATCATGAAAACATGTATTTCTCCAATATTGATGAGCAAAACTATGCGATTAAACCGATGAGCTGCCCTGGTGCTGTTTTACTTTACAATAGCAAGCGACGTAGCTATAGAGAATTACCCATTCGTTATGCAGAACTTGGGTTAGTCCATCGGCATGAACTTTCTGGATCATTAAATGGGTTACTTCGAGTTCGATCCTTCACTCAAGATGATGCTCATATCTTTGCTCGAGAAGATCAAGTGAAAGATGAAATCAAACATGTTCTAGAGCTGGTTGATGAAATATATTCTCTATTTGGATTTAGCTATAAGGTCGAGCTGTCGACTCGCCCTGAAAAATATATGGGAGTTTTGGAAAAATGGAACAAAGCAGAAGCCTCACTCCAACAAGTGTTAGAGGAAAAAGGAATCGACTATAGTCTAAATGAAGGGGATGGCGCATTCTACGGCCCAAAGATTGATTTTCACATCTTGGATTCCCTTGGACGAAGCTGGCAATGTGGAACAATCCAACTTGATTTTCAATTTCCAGAGAAATTTGGTTGTGCATACATTGGAGATGACAACAAGCCACAACAGCCGATAATGATTCACCGAGCCATCTACGGCTCTATTGAACGATTCATGGCGATTCTAATTGAGCATTTTGATGGAAGCTTTCCACTTTGGTTGGCTCCTATTCAAGTGAGCATCCTTCCGATTGCACAAGCACATATAGATTATAGTTATCAAGTGAAAGCAGAGCTCGAAAAAGTTGGTTTTCGTGTTGAAGTCGATGATCGTAATGAAAAAATCGGATTAAAAATACGAGAGGCTGAAAAACAGAAAGTCCCTTTTATGATGGTAGTTGGTCAGAAAGAAATGGAGAATCACTCGGTTGCTCTTCGAAAACATAAAGAAGGAAATCTGGGAGACAAGTCCTTAGATGATGCTATCCATTTCCTTCAAAGTGACATGTAA
- a CDS encoding DUF2515 family protein has product MPIKCCKVLKGIKKKETELRWNDEISFQTEKVNRIKLELKKGGSLKKIPTAYERLIIDSINRKTRELNKNNITRTNAYFQFYLSHPEVHWAFLASMVSRNAGYNMTDLKGSLIPSYLGGSKVDDFFSFLERSNALIFQDAYPQLLLYEKSKEVNQDLTYLLPHFYVTQFMQPFWSDFIRTKDSQFLTLALIINEQNYIQKRVMEKKRYKERVLDTITFKTQELFHFSKVIFPFFQDEEIRLTGVTVTDFHNLKERIQIGKTLYSILFRVNPVFNGALAFASKCSHTGSRADYWPFSFTTNRILPRDGKEVCSKDTPPLIRSPKLEEVWPNIAHSFHDQSDWYRDTSMLEAFSSFRPPKDYLIEEEYCTALETLYNLSKMKSEK; this is encoded by the coding sequence TTGCCAATTAAATGTTGTAAAGTATTAAAAGGTATAAAGAAGAAGGAGACGGAGTTAAGATGGAACGATGAAATTTCTTTTCAAACAGAAAAAGTAAATCGAATAAAGCTGGAATTAAAGAAAGGAGGAAGTCTAAAAAAAATACCAACAGCTTATGAACGTTTAATCATTGATTCAATTAATAGGAAAACACGTGAATTAAACAAAAACAATATCACGAGAACAAATGCGTATTTCCAGTTCTATCTAAGTCATCCTGAGGTTCATTGGGCGTTTTTAGCTTCCATGGTGTCAAGAAACGCTGGCTATAACATGACAGATTTAAAAGGTAGTCTTATACCTAGTTATTTAGGTGGTAGTAAAGTTGATGATTTCTTTTCGTTTTTAGAAAGATCCAATGCGCTTATTTTCCAAGACGCATATCCTCAGTTACTCTTATATGAGAAAAGTAAAGAAGTCAACCAAGACCTCACGTATTTACTTCCGCATTTCTACGTGACCCAATTTATGCAGCCCTTTTGGAGTGATTTCATTCGGACAAAGGATTCACAATTTTTGACTTTGGCTTTAATTATTAACGAGCAGAACTATATCCAAAAACGCGTCATGGAGAAAAAGAGGTATAAAGAACGAGTGTTAGATACAATAACCTTTAAAACACAGGAACTATTCCACTTTTCTAAGGTTATTTTTCCATTCTTTCAGGATGAGGAAATTCGACTAACAGGGGTAACGGTAACAGACTTTCACAATCTAAAAGAAAGAATACAAATAGGGAAGACCCTATATTCTATTTTGTTTAGGGTTAATCCAGTCTTTAATGGGGCGTTAGCATTCGCCTCCAAATGTTCACATACAGGTTCAAGAGCGGATTACTGGCCATTTTCTTTTACTACTAACCGCATTTTACCAAGGGATGGGAAGGAAGTTTGTTCCAAAGACACCCCTCCTCTTATAAGAAGTCCGAAACTTGAGGAAGTATGGCCTAACATAGCACATTCATTCCATGACCAGTCGGACTGGTATAGAGATACAAGTATGCTAGAAGCATTTTCAAGCTTTCGTCCACCAAAGGATTATTTAATAGAAGAAGAATATTGCACTGCATTGGAAACATTATACAATCTTTCAAAGATGAAAAGTGAAAAATAG
- a CDS encoding phosphoadenylyl-sulfate reductase has product MLSYENFSVDPFEDWRPTDEWKGARTILEWAYHVYQDSLIYSCSMGAEGMVLIDLISQVKEDANLLFLDTELHFPETYKLIDRVKSKYPRLQIKMKKPELSLEDQSAEHGSALWKRNPDQCCYIRKVKPLEEELSSVTAWISGLRREQSLSRAKTNFVNKDRRFQSIKICPLIYWTWEDVWQYIHQHQVPYNELHEYNFPSIGCIPCTSAVEDGVGDSRAGRWQGTNKTECGLHPSLEKED; this is encoded by the coding sequence ATGCTTTCCTACGAAAATTTCAGCGTAGATCCATTTGAAGATTGGCGGCCGACAGATGAATGGAAAGGGGCCCGAACGATTCTAGAGTGGGCGTACCATGTCTACCAGGATTCGCTAATTTATTCTTGTAGTATGGGGGCAGAGGGAATGGTTTTAATTGATCTCATATCCCAGGTTAAAGAAGATGCAAACCTATTGTTTTTAGATACAGAGCTTCATTTCCCTGAAACGTACAAATTAATTGATAGAGTAAAGAGCAAGTATCCACGGCTTCAAATAAAAATGAAAAAGCCAGAGTTGTCGTTAGAGGACCAATCTGCTGAACATGGGTCTGCATTATGGAAAAGAAATCCCGATCAATGCTGTTATATAAGGAAAGTAAAGCCTCTGGAAGAGGAATTATCCAGTGTAACTGCTTGGATTTCGGGTCTAAGAAGAGAGCAGTCTCTTAGCAGAGCAAAGACAAATTTCGTAAATAAAGATAGACGCTTTCAATCTATAAAAATTTGTCCACTTATTTATTGGACGTGGGAAGATGTATGGCAATATATCCATCAGCATCAAGTTCCATATAACGAATTGCATGAATATAACTTTCCAAGTATCGGTTGCATTCCTTGTACATCTGCGGTCGAGGATGGAGTAGGGGATAGTCGTGCTGGTAGGTGGCAAGGAACGAATAAAACGGAATGTGGTCTTCATCCTTCGTTAGAAAAAGAGGATTGA
- a CDS encoding transglycosylase domain-containing protein, whose product MNKEKLAQYIRKIKELWSAGIIQKSSRITYDVVWNIILFFLIVGVIGAFFAGGIGAGYFASLVKDEPVRAQETMEKDLYNYEESSELYFANNEYLGKVRSDLYREETTLENVSSHVKHAIVATEDSSFYTHNGVVPKAILRAILQEVLNTSVKTGGSTLTQQLVKNQILTNEVSFERKAKEILLALRLEQFADKDEILQAYLNIVPFGRNAAGQNIAGVQTAAQGIFGVDAKDLNLPQAAYIAGLPQSPSYYTPFKNGGGVKDEAGLQPGLERMKTVLSRMLESGFITEGEYQEAVNYDITSDFTDPAESPLEKYPYLTNEIEKRAKKVLSKILAKKDGYSEEDLENSDELQEEYMILAERDLRQSGYKIHTTVNKKIYDVHQKIAANYNNYGADKWETVTDPDTGETKQVKEPVQVGSILIENKTGKIISFIGGRDFELENLNHATDAQRPNGSTMKPLLVYAPGMEAGVVQPGSIIPDVNTVITYPGMPKPYDPGNYASNFHGLVSARTALKQSYNIPAVRTYMQIINNDPASQYLEKMGFTSLTEGDHEYPAVALGGLTNGVTVEENTNAYTTFGNNGKFVDAYLIDKIETVDGEVIYQHESKAVDVFTPQTNYLMLDMMRDVLTSGTATAARANLKYTSVDWAGKTGTSQDWHDTWFVATNPNVTMGIWMGYDTPKVLEGEYSRRNVTLWAKLVNAATDINPELMAPKNRFKRPGGLVYRSYCKVSGMLPSDVCSELGLVDSDLFNAKFVPNQRDNSLIRGTYVKVNGKSIIAGPNTPKEFTNDDGAAFNPEWLKENGFDKLSNIEQLIPNQSGAWAKISIPSTDEIKNDGKNPNAPSNLSKSGSRVITWTASSSKDVVGYRIYKANKPGGAFKLVGNTTETKMNVGSGKAVYQVKAVDYFGQESAASNSLQFGDFTPEKPDVPVDDKPANGGGNGDSNGDQDDGSDNGSGGSGGDSGNDNGGDTGGDNGSGEDGTGDPENNNN is encoded by the coding sequence ATGAATAAAGAAAAATTAGCTCAATATATACGAAAAATAAAAGAACTTTGGTCTGCAGGAATTATCCAAAAAAGTTCCAGAATCACATATGATGTAGTTTGGAATATTATTTTATTCTTCCTTATTGTAGGTGTGATTGGTGCATTTTTTGCAGGCGGAATTGGTGCAGGTTACTTTGCATCCTTGGTGAAGGACGAGCCAGTTCGTGCTCAGGAAACGATGGAGAAAGATCTATATAACTATGAGGAGTCCTCGGAGCTCTACTTTGCAAACAACGAATACTTAGGAAAAGTTCGATCGGATTTATACCGCGAAGAAACGACTCTTGAGAATGTTTCCTCACATGTTAAACACGCAATTGTTGCTACGGAAGATAGTAGCTTTTATACCCATAACGGAGTTGTACCGAAAGCAATATTGCGCGCCATCCTCCAAGAAGTACTAAACACGTCTGTAAAAACTGGTGGTAGTACATTGACACAGCAGCTTGTCAAAAATCAAATCCTCACAAATGAAGTTTCATTTGAACGAAAAGCGAAGGAAATTTTATTAGCATTACGTCTTGAACAATTTGCTGATAAAGATGAAATCCTTCAAGCTTACTTAAATATCGTTCCATTCGGACGTAACGCAGCAGGTCAAAACATAGCTGGTGTTCAAACAGCAGCTCAAGGTATTTTTGGTGTAGATGCCAAAGATCTAAATTTACCACAAGCAGCCTATATTGCAGGATTGCCACAAAGTCCATCCTATTATACTCCCTTTAAAAATGGTGGTGGCGTGAAGGATGAAGCAGGCTTGCAGCCGGGATTAGAACGAATGAAAACAGTCTTATCTCGAATGTTAGAAAGTGGATTCATCACAGAAGGGGAATATCAGGAAGCTGTTAACTATGATATTACAAGTGACTTTACAGATCCGGCTGAATCACCACTTGAAAAATATCCTTATTTAACGAACGAAATTGAAAAAAGAGCGAAAAAAGTATTATCCAAAATTCTAGCGAAAAAAGATGGATATTCAGAAGAAGACCTCGAAAATAGCGATGAACTACAAGAAGAATATATGATTCTAGCAGAACGAGATCTACGACAAAGTGGATATAAAATTCATACGACAGTTAATAAGAAGATCTATGATGTTCATCAAAAAATTGCTGCCAATTATAACAATTACGGGGCCGATAAATGGGAAACCGTAACCGATCCAGACACTGGGGAAACAAAACAAGTTAAAGAACCAGTTCAGGTAGGTAGTATTTTAATTGAAAATAAGACTGGGAAAATCATTAGCTTCATCGGTGGAAGGGATTTTGAATTAGAAAACCTGAATCACGCAACAGATGCCCAGCGACCAAATGGTAGTACAATGAAGCCATTGCTTGTTTATGCACCAGGAATGGAAGCTGGAGTTGTTCAGCCTGGCTCTATCATTCCCGATGTCAATACAGTTATTACGTATCCCGGTATGCCTAAGCCTTATGATCCAGGAAACTACGCAAGTAATTTCCATGGGCTAGTTTCTGCAAGAACTGCTTTGAAGCAGTCTTATAACATTCCAGCTGTTCGAACTTATATGCAAATTATTAATAATGATCCCGCCTCTCAATACCTAGAGAAAATGGGATTCACTTCTCTAACCGAAGGCGATCATGAATATCCAGCTGTTGCACTTGGTGGTTTAACAAATGGGGTAACGGTAGAAGAAAATACAAATGCTTATACGACATTTGGTAATAATGGGAAATTTGTTGATGCGTATCTCATCGATAAGATTGAAACCGTGGACGGGGAAGTAATTTACCAACATGAAAGTAAAGCGGTAGATGTTTTTACCCCACAAACGAACTATCTCATGCTTGATATGATGCGTGACGTATTAACAAGTGGTACAGCGACGGCGGCTAGAGCAAACCTTAAATATACTAGCGTCGATTGGGCTGGTAAAACCGGTACCTCCCAGGATTGGCATGATACGTGGTTTGTTGCGACAAATCCGAATGTGACAATGGGAATATGGATGGGATATGATACTCCAAAAGTATTAGAAGGAGAATATAGCCGTCGTAACGTCACCCTTTGGGCGAAGCTTGTAAATGCAGCTACGGATATAAATCCTGAACTAATGGCACCTAAAAATCGATTTAAACGTCCGGGAGGCCTTGTATATCGTTCGTATTGTAAAGTTTCTGGAATGCTTCCATCCGATGTATGTAGCGAACTCGGCCTTGTGGATTCCGACTTATTTAATGCAAAATTCGTTCCGAATCAACGTGATAATAGCTTAATTAGAGGGACATATGTCAAAGTAAATGGTAAATCCATTATTGCGGGACCGAATACCCCTAAAGAATTCACAAATGATGATGGAGCTGCTTTTAATCCTGAATGGTTAAAAGAAAATGGCTTTGACAAGCTTAGCAACATCGAGCAGCTTATTCCGAATCAGAGCGGGGCTTGGGCTAAAATATCCATCCCAAGTACAGATGAAATCAAAAATGATGGTAAAAATCCAAATGCACCATCTAACCTAAGTAAATCCGGTTCTAGAGTTATCACCTGGACAGCATCTTCGAGTAAAGATGTGGTTGGTTATCGCATATATAAAGCGAATAAACCAGGTGGAGCGTTTAAGTTAGTTGGAAATACAACAGAAACAAAAATGAATGTTGGCAGTGGAAAAGCTGTATATCAAGTGAAAGCAGTGGATTATTTTGGTCAAGAATCTGCAGCTTCGAACAGCTTACAATTCGGTGATTTCACGCCGGAAAAACCAGATGTGCCGGTAGATGATAAACCAGCCAACGGCGGTGGAAATGGTGATTCTAACGGTGATCAGGATGACGGATCCGATAATGGATCTGGAGGTTCTGGCGGTGATTCCGGAAATGACAATGGCGGAGATACTGGTGGAGACAATGGATCTGGTGAAGACGGAACAGGTGATCCAGAAAATAATAACAACTAG